Proteins encoded in a region of the Manduca sexta isolate Smith_Timp_Sample1 chromosome 1, JHU_Msex_v1.0, whole genome shotgun sequence genome:
- the LOC115451042 gene encoding PCNA-associated factor, with the protein MARTKASVGSKVSAGKSSKARCSVAAPPVTAGPSGSGDRSSRSYSGGNSVCPRETPKWQKPITNFFICKDNGSKDSDNDSEDETATKPKPKRNIIQSDDEQTDTPTNTELDETIELEPLTGESSHKIDEYYSKNNEENNNAVKGVKGKGVGKKTKGKENVSDNVERKREREDKDLGEEQVSKRVKVE; encoded by the exons ATGGCGAGGACCAAAGCATCAGTAGGCTCGAAAG TTTCGGCCGGTAAAAGCAGTAAAGCTAGATGTAGCGTCGCGGCGCCGCCTGTGACGGCAGGACCGTCAG GCAGTGGAGATAGATCATCTCGCAGTTACTCCGGAGGCAATTCTGTGTGTCCCCGAGAAACACCAAAGTGGCAGAAACCTATCACAAACTTCTTCATATGCAAGGACAATGGGAGCAAAGACTCTGACAACGATAGTGAAGATG AAACCGCAACAAAACCTAAACCGAAACGCAACATAATACAATCAGACGACGAACAAACAGACACGCCGACAAATACAGAACTAGATGAAACTATTGAATTAGAACCATTGACAGGAGAGAGTAGTCACAAAATCGATGAGTACTACTCTAAAAACAACGAGGAAAATAATAATGCAGTAAAGGGGGTGAAAGGTAAAGGAGTGGGGAAGAAGACCAAAGGCAAGGAGAATGTTAGTGATAATGTTGAACGGAAAAGAGAAAGAGAAGATAAGGATTTGGGAGAGGAACAAGTTAGTAAGAGAGTTAAGGTGGAGTGA